A stretch of the Bradyrhizobium sp. CCBAU 53351 genome encodes the following:
- the mobA gene encoding molybdenum cofactor guanylyltransferase MobA, translated as MVTTEFPATTIPPTLGVLLAGGLARRMGGGDKPMRTIGGRTILERVIARLKPQCTGLILNANGEPARFASFGLQVVPDDVPGFPGPLAGILAALDWTAANRPDVDWVLSAAGDCPFLPRDLVARLHDARERQNAQLAVAASGEQSHPVIGLWRVALRGELRHALVVEDLRKIDRWTARYPLATVTWPAEPLDPFFNANTVEDIAEAERLAALDDAA; from the coding sequence GTGGTGACGACTGAATTTCCAGCCACGACTATTCCGCCAACTCTTGGCGTGCTGCTCGCCGGCGGCCTCGCGCGGCGCATGGGTGGCGGCGACAAGCCGATGCGCACCATCGGCGGCCGCACCATTTTGGAGCGCGTGATCGCGCGCCTGAAACCTCAATGCACCGGACTGATCCTGAATGCCAACGGAGAGCCCGCGCGCTTCGCTTCCTTCGGCCTGCAGGTCGTCCCCGACGACGTGCCCGGCTTTCCCGGCCCGCTCGCCGGCATTTTGGCCGCGCTCGATTGGACCGCGGCGAACCGGCCGGACGTCGACTGGGTGCTCAGCGCCGCCGGCGATTGCCCGTTCCTGCCGCGCGATCTGGTGGCCCGGCTGCATGACGCACGCGAACGCCAGAACGCGCAGCTCGCGGTCGCCGCATCCGGCGAGCAGTCGCATCCCGTGATCGGCCTGTGGCGGGTCGCCTTGCGCGGCGAGCTGCGTCACGCGCTGGTCGTCGAAGACCTCCGCAAGATCGACCGCTGGACCGCACGCTATCCACTCGCGACCGTGACGTGGCCGGCCGAGCCGCTCGATCCGTTCTTCAACGCCAACACGGTCGAGGACATCGCCGAAGCCGAGCGGTTGGCCGCGCTGGACGACGCGGCCTGA